A window of the Penaeus vannamei isolate JL-2024 chromosome 19, ASM4276789v1, whole genome shotgun sequence genome harbors these coding sequences:
- the LOC113800699 gene encoding opioid-binding protein/cell adhesion molecule homolog yields the protein MWDPEKGSILGQGVGSFALENVTTTNQTVEVGSTVFLHCQVRNLADKQVSWIRRRDYHILTSGLHTYSKDERFTVVPTSCRPEDADDWALQIRFVQKRDEGAYECQVSTKTGRYGYVVNLKVVTPKAVISGSSELHVQSGSTISLLCIIEGSLSPPQFIFWYHDNRMINYDQSRGDISVTIDHQELITSRLTINNASFKDSGNYTCSANNINPSSVNVYVSEGKGDKTAAIQRLGSGSEGVTSSATTVCSLLLVVLLTSASNLCSAPGT from the exons ATGTGGGATCCAGAGAAGGGTTCGATCCTCGGCCAAGGAGTCGGATCCTTCGCCCTCGAGAATGTCACCACGACGAACCAGACGGTGGAGGTCGGGTCCACGGTGTTCCTGCACTGCCAAGTCAGGAATCTGGCCGATAAACAG GTGTCCTGGATCCGGCGCCGCGACTACCACATCCTCACCTCAGGCCTCCACACCTACAGCAAGGACGAGCGCTTCACCGTCGTCCCGACTTCCTGCAG ACCCGAGGACGCCGACGACTGGGCTCTGCAGATCCGATTTGTCCAGAAGCGCGACGAGGGAGCCTATGAGTGCCAG GTGTCTACCAAGACGGGTCGTTATGGCTACGTCGTGAACCTGAAGGTGGTCACTCCGAAGGCGGTCATTTCAGGGTCATCAGAACTCCACGTCCAGTCCGGCTCCACTATCTCTTTGCTCTGCATCATTGAAGGG agTCTGTCTCCGCCGCAGTTCATCTTCTGGTACCACGACAACCGCATGATCAACTACGACCAGTCCCGCGGCGACATCTCGGTCACGATAGACCACCAGGAGCTCATCACCTCCCGCCTCACCATCAACAACGCCAGCTTCAAGGATTCCGGGAACTACACCTGCAGCGCCAACAACATTAACCCGTCCTCCGTCAACGTCTACGTGTCAGAAGGAAAAG GCGACAAGACGGCAGCGATCCAGCGGCTGGGCTCCGGCAGCGAGGGCGTGACCAGCTCAGCCACGACCGTCTGCTCCCTCCTGCTGGTGGTTCTCCTGACCAGCGCGTCCAACCTGTGCTCGGCGCCCGGGACCTGA